In Roseovarius sp. THAF9, the following proteins share a genomic window:
- a CDS encoding IS6 family transposase, protein MIPTFFPLPRKNPFKRHRFPREIILLAVRWYCRYPLSCRDVRDMLGERGVTVDASTIHRWVRKFGPEIRERAYGGHRSWRGLQWHVDETYIRVGGRWCYLWRAVDQFGQLIDFRLTARRNAKAARAFLRQARETVRLYHPLTIATDKAHSYAKVIGEINDRLGPEDVIRHVDRKYLNNRIESDHVALKQRLRPMRGFRSMAGANAALAGIETFRTIRKCQFENCKTGVANEIDFVAKLFPEAA, encoded by the coding sequence TTGATCCCCACATTCTTTCCACTCCCGCGCAAGAACCCGTTCAAGCGGCATCGGTTTCCGCGAGAGATCATCCTTTTGGCGGTGCGCTGGTATTGTCGTTATCCGCTGTCGTGCCGAGACGTCCGCGACATGCTGGGCGAGCGCGGGGTGACGGTCGACGCCTCCACGATCCACCGCTGGGTCAGGAAGTTCGGCCCCGAGATCCGCGAACGGGCCTACGGTGGCCATCGTTCCTGGCGTGGGTTGCAATGGCATGTCGATGAGACCTACATCCGCGTTGGCGGACGCTGGTGTTATCTATGGCGCGCCGTCGATCAGTTCGGCCAGTTGATCGATTTTCGGCTAACCGCGCGGCGAAATGCCAAGGCTGCAAGAGCCTTCTTGCGGCAGGCCCGAGAGACGGTACGACTCTACCACCCGCTGACGATCGCCACTGACAAGGCGCACAGCTATGCGAAGGTGATCGGTGAGATCAATGACCGGCTCGGGCCGGAGGATGTGATCCGGCACGTCGATCGAAAGTACCTGAACAACCGGATCGAGAGCGATCATGTTGCCCTGAAGCAGCGACTGCGACCGATGCGTGGTTTCCGAAGCATGGCCGGAGCGAACGCTGCCCTCGCCGGGATCGAAACCTTCCGCACGATCCGAAAGTGCCAATTCGAGAACTGCAAGACCGGAGTTGCAAACGAGATCGACTTCGTCGCCAAGCTCTTCCCGGAAGCTGCCTGA
- a CDS encoding LysR family transcriptional regulator, whose amino-acid sequence MHELPQTRDLVAFVAIVEDNGFAEASRRLGVAPSTLSRTVSRLEQQLGVTLLRRTTRMIEMTPEGRDFLDTARDILARAEALAELGTSGRTPRGPLRVNAPVPFLLHAIAPRLPEFRARYPEIRLRFDMTDDVIDLIGAHADVAIRFGPLKDSDLLKRPLGRTPWKLVAAPHYLDAQGWPEMPGDLARLAQVRFSAPAHINLLEFRGMDRPVEVPAAVEASNGEAVRRFVVAGCGIARFSDFMVAEDLKAGRLVELFAGEVTAEPLEMTALYLTRASGLRRLAVFLDWLKEIVT is encoded by the coding sequence ATGCACGAATTACCTCAGACCCGGGACCTCGTGGCCTTCGTCGCGATCGTCGAGGATAACGGCTTTGCCGAGGCGTCCCGGCGCTTGGGGGTCGCGCCCTCGACCCTCAGCCGGACGGTGAGTCGGCTGGAACAGCAGCTGGGCGTGACGCTTCTGCGCCGCACGACGCGGATGATCGAAATGACGCCCGAGGGGCGCGATTTCCTGGACACTGCGCGCGACATCCTCGCCCGGGCCGAGGCGCTTGCGGAGCTGGGCACCAGCGGGCGCACCCCGCGCGGGCCGTTGCGTGTCAACGCACCGGTGCCCTTTTTGCTGCACGCCATCGCGCCACGCTTGCCCGAGTTCCGCGCCCGCTATCCCGAGATCCGCTTGCGGTTCGACATGACCGACGATGTGATCGACCTGATCGGCGCCCATGCCGATGTCGCCATCCGGTTCGGCCCGCTGAAAGACAGTGACCTCCTGAAGCGGCCTTTGGGTCGAACTCCGTGGAAACTCGTCGCGGCTCCGCACTACCTCGACGCGCAGGGATGGCCAGAGATGCCGGGTGATCTCGCGCGACTGGCGCAGGTGCGGTTCTCGGCGCCCGCCCATATCAACCTGCTGGAGTTCCGCGGCATGGACCGCCCCGTCGAGGTTCCCGCCGCTGTAGAGGCCTCGAACGGGGAAGCGGTCCGGCGGTTTGTGGTCGCCGGCTGCGGTATCGCACGGTTCTCCGACTTCATGGTCGCCGAGGATCTTAAAGCGGGCCGGCTGGTCGAGCTTTTCGCCGGCGAGGTCACGGCCGAGCCGCTGGAGATGACCGCACTCTATCTCACGCGCGCATCGGGCTTGCGGCGGCTGGCCGTCTTTCTGGACTGGCTGAAGGAAATCGTGACGTAG